The DNA segment GGCCGGATCGACCATGGCCAACTGAATCTCGTCGCGCGCCTGGGCGGAACCTTCTATGCCAAAAACTGGGACAGGATGTCGATGCCGCGCATGATGCTGGCGGATTGGCAGCGCGCGACCCTTGCCGCCGATCTGCCGATCGAGGATTGAGCGCCGTTGACAGGGATCCGAACAACAGGTGCTATCGCGGCATGTCGAAGGCTTTCCCTCCGATCCGAGTGAGCCGGAAGCTCATCCCTGCGGTCGATAATCTGCGCGCTTTCGAGAGCGCCGCGCGCTTCGGCAGCTTCACCCTCTCGGCGAGCGAGCTCAATCTCACCCAGAGCGCGGTCAGTCGTCAGATCAAGGAGCTGGAGACACAGATCGGCGTGCGTCTGTTCGAGCGCGTGCGGCAGCGCGTGGTGCTGTCCGATGCGGGCAAGCGGTTCCTGCCGGAGGTCCGCCACATCCTGGTGATGGCGGAAGACCTGATGATGCGGACGATGGCCTCGTCGCAGTCGTCGTCATCCCTGTCGATCGCGGCCCTGCCGACCTTCGGGACACGCTGGCTGTTGCCGCGCCTCCACGACTTCATCGCCCAACATCCCGGCATCGCCGTCAATGTCGGCGCCCGATCGCACCCCTTCGACTTCTCGGAGGAACCCTTCGACCTGGCGATCCATTACGGCCAGCCGGTCTGGGCGCGTGCGAGCTGCCTTCCGCTCTGCCGGGAGGTCATCGTTCCGGTCGCCAGCTCCGCCTTGATCGAGCATTTCGCGCCGCGCTGTCTCGCGGACCTCGCCTCCATGCCCCTGCTGCATGTGGCGACGCGGCCGAAGGCCTGGGCGGACTGGTTCGACCAGCATGGGGTTTCGGTAGACACACCGTATCGCGGTCACCGCTTCGACTTGTTCACGATGGTCATCGAGGCTGCCTTGTCAGGGCTGGGCGCAGCTCTGCTGCCGGTCTACCTGATCGAGCGGGAGCTCGACAGTGGTCAGCTGCGAACCATTCTTGACAATATGACGGCGTCCGAATTCTCGTATCATATTGTCGTTCCCGACGACAAAAAGGACAACCGCTTGATCGTCGACTTCTGCAACTGGGCTCGCGATTGCATCGTGCGATCCCCACGCGGCTGGGGCTAGAGCATTGCCGCTCCCTCATCCGCTCGATTTCCGCCCCTTGAGAAGATCGGACTGGATCATGAACACCCCGGAACAGATAAGACTCATGGCGACGATATCGAGAACGGCCAGCGGCTCGTCGAACAAAACCGTTCCGATGAGCACCGCGACGACGGGAACCGCATAGGCCACGCCCGATGCGGCGAGCGCACCCAGCTCCTCGACGATCCGGTAATAGGCGATGTAGGCGAGCCCCGTGCCGCACAGGCCCAATCCGAACAGGAGGCCCGTCCAGGCGCGCGTGTCCGCGAAAACCGCGCCTGTTCCTTCAAAAGGCGTAACGATCAGCAAAACAACGATGGTTATGCCGATCTGGTAGACAGCCAGAGCAGAGGGCGGGATATTCAGGCGGACGACATATTTCTTCACATAAACGAAAGAGCCGCCAAGGCTGAGGGCACCGAGAGCCATCCAGCCAACCCCTCGGATATCGATTGTCCCGTCGATGGACCATGGCTTCGCGATAAGGACAATTCCGACGAATCCGACAGCAACGCCGATGATTTTCCTGGAATCGATCCGTTCACTGTCGAGAAACAACGCAGCGCAGGCAAATGCGAAGATCGGACTTGCGCCGTTCAACATGCCGGCCACGCTGGACGGAAGCAGCGCCGTCCCCTTGGTGACCGCCAAAAATCCGATGGTCGAAAACGACGCCATGGCCGCGGAATGCCGCATGTGCCTGATGTGATCGACACTGATATGTCGACAGAATATCGCATAGGCCAGTATCGGGACAAATCCCGACAACACCCTGAGCAAGGTCACCTGCAACGGAGATATATAGGCCGTCGATAATTTTACGAAAATGAAGTTGCTTCCCCAGGCTACGCTGAGAAACAGGAAAATCGATATCTGGCGCAGCTTCATCTATCTATCGATTAAGATACTGGAATTTCCATTCACGAAGTATCCGATGCTATTCTCCGGCGAAGGGCCCGCCCAATTCGACGAGGGCCTGCAGATGGTGATCGCCGTCGCCGTAGGCGACCTCGAGCGCCTTCAGGTGCTTCAGATGGTGGCCCACCGCATATTCCATGGTGAGGCCGATCCCGCCATGCAGCTGCACGGCCTGCTCGCCGATGAACCGGGCCGCGCGGCAGAGCTCGACCTTGGCGGCGCTGATCGCGCGGCGACGGTCGTCCCGCGCCTCGCAACGCGCCATCATCGCGGACAGAAGCACCATCGACCGGGCCTGTTCGGCTGCGGCGAGCATCTCCGACGCACGATGCTGCACGACCTGAAACGAGCCGATCGGGCGGCCGAACTGCGTGCGCGCCTTGACGTACTCAACCGTCATGTCGAGCGCCGCCTGCATCGAGCCGAGGGCCTCGGCGGCCTGCGCGGCCAGCGTCTCATCGACCGCGGCCTCCACCAGGGGCAAGGCCTCGCCCGCTTCTCCCAGACGATCCGCGTCGGAAACCGCAACTCCGCCGAACCGGACAATTCCCGCGCGGCGGCCGTCGACGGTCGCGTAAGGGGAAATGCCCACGCCGGGCGTATCGGCGCCCACCATGAAAACGGCGATGCCGTCCCGGTCGCGGCGGTTTCCTGAGATGCGGGCCGTCACGATGAATTCACCGGCCGAATCGGCGTTGACCACATGGATTTTCTCGCCATCCAGCAGCCAGCCATCGGCGACCCGCGTTGCGGTGGTGGTGACATCGTGGAGCGTGTAGCGCGACTGGCGCTCGGCCTGCGCGAAGGACATCCTGTGCCCGCCCGCGACGATCGCGGGGATACGCGCCGCGCACTGCCCGGCCGATCCGCCGCGGCGCAGGAAGCTTCCCGCGGTCACCACCGTCTCGATCCAGGGCTCGAGGGTAAGATGGGCGCCCAGGCGCTCGGCGACGATCATGACCTCGGCCGCCCCGCCGCCGATTCCGCCCTCTTCCTCGGAAAAGCCGATGCCCAGCAGGCCGAGCTCGGCATAGGCCGCCCAGATGCCGTCGGAGAACCCCGCCGGCTCGCGGCCGTATTGCCGGCGCTGCTCGAAGCCGTAGCGGTCCTGGAGCAGCCGCCCCAGCATGTCCTTGAGGAGGACCTGCTCCTCGCTCGGCTCCAGCCTCATGACGAAAGCCCCAGGAACGCCTTGGCCATGATCGTCTTCTGGATCTCGTTGGACCCGCCATAGATGCTGAGCTTGCGCATGTTGCAGTAGTTGGGATGGGCCTGCTCCATCCAGTCCGGGAAGCCGGCATCGCCGCCGTCGCCGGCCGGCACGGCCAGCCCGCAGAGCCCCGCGGCCTCGACGAAGAGCGCGCTGATCGCCTGATGGATTTCCGAGCCGCGGATCTTCAGGACCGACGATCCGGGGTTGGGCTTGCGCAGGGCGATATCGACCCGATCCTCGGCCAGGACCCGCATCGTCGTCATCTCCAGCGCCTTAAGCTGCACCTCCAGATCGACGAGACGGGTCACGAAGGCGGGGTCGTCGAGCAATGTCCCGCCGTTCTTCTCGACCGTCGCGGCGTATTCGCGCAGCGTCCGCAGCCGCTCCTTCGAGGGGCCGACCTTGGCATGGCCGGTGCGCTCGTTCGACAACAGCAGCTTGGCGCAGTCCCACCCCCTGTTTTCCGCGCCGACACGATTCTCCACCGGCACGCGCACATCGTCGAAGAAGACCTCGTTCACCTCGTGGAACCCGTCGATGGTGATGGTCGGGCGCACGGTTATGCCGGCAGAGCGCATGTCCACCAGCAGAAACGAGATGCCGTGCTGGGGCTTGGGCGCGGCGGGGTCGGTGCGCACCAGCATGAACATCCAGTCGGCATGCTGCGCCTTCGTCGTCCAGACCTTCTGGCCGTTGACGACGTAGTGGTCCTGTTCGCGCGCCGCCGCGCAGCGCAGGCTGGCGAGGTCCGAGCCTGCCCCCGGCTCCGAGAAGCCCTGGCACCACCAATCGTCCAGATTGGCCATGCGCGGCAGGAAGCGCTTCTTCTGCGCCTCGGTGCCGAAGGCCAGCAGGATCGGGCCGCACATGTCGGTGTTGAACGCCAGCACGCTGGGAGCCGGGGCCTTCTCCGTTTCCTCGCGCAGGATGTTGCGCCTGACGGCGTCCCAGCCCTGTCCGCCCCATTCCCTCGGCCAATGCGGGACGGCCCATCCCCTGGCGTTCAGCCGCCGCTGCCAGTCCCGGATCATCTGCGCCGTCGGATGTTTCCCCTGCTTCATGTGATCGCGGGTTTGCGCGGGCAGATTGCCGGCGATGAAAGCGCGGACTTCCTCGCGGAAGGCGATGTCCTCGGCGGTGAAGCCCAGTTCCATTGGCGGGTCTCCCTATCCGGCTATGAGGCGGCGCGGGCCGCTTCCGCCTGCAAGGCCACTTTCGAGAATTTGCCGACGCTCGTTTTCGGCAGCCGGTCGCGTATCTCCATCGCCTGGGGCATCTCGTGGCGCCCGAGCCGCGACATCAGGAAAGCGCGCAGCTCGTCGAGGTCGAACGAGCGCCTGCCGGCCTTCAGCACGATGAATGCCTTCGCCGCCTGCCCGCGATAGGCATCGGGAACGCCGATGACGACGCATTCGGCGACATCGGGATGTTCGTAGATCGCTTCTTCGACCGTGCGCGGGAAGACGTTGAAGCCGCTGGACAGGATCATGTCCTTCTTGCGGTCGGTCAGGAAGACGTAGCCGTCCGCGTCGATGTGGCCGATGTCGCCGGTGCGGAAATAGCCGTCGACGAAATCCTTGTCCCGTTCGTGCTCGCGCCGCCAATAGGCCTCGAACAGATTGGGCCCGCGCATCCGGAACTCGCCGGTCTCTCCGGCCGGCAGCAAGCGCGAGGGATCCTCGAGGGCGACCACCTGCAACTCGATGCCGGGGAGCGGCAGGCCGATCGCGCCCGGACGTATCTCCCCGCCCGGAACGTGCTGGCAGCCAATGGCGGCGGCCTCCGACATGCCCCAGCCCGGGTGGATGCGTATCCCGGTGCGGGCCTCGAAGCTGCGGCCGACCTCGGCAGGCAGCGGCGCGCCGCCGGAGGTGGCGTAATCCAGGCATGACAGGTCGCGCCGTTCCAGCCGCGCATCGCCCAGCATGGCGATGAACATGGTCGGCACGCCGTGGAAGATGCCGATGCGATGGCGCTCGATGTCGTCGAGCGCCGTTTCCACCTCGAAGCGCCGGCGCAGATGGACGGTGTTGCCATGGCCGAGATGGCGGTTCGTCATCGTCAGCGCGAAGACGTGAAAGAGCGGGAGGCACATCAGCACTTGGTCGTGCCGGCCTTCGGAGTTCGCGCGCACGGACTGCCAGTGCGCCGAAATCTCGGCGGCGGCGATCACATTGGCATGGCTGAGCGCCGCGCCCTTGGGCAGCCCCGTCGTGCCGCCGGTATATTGCAGCACCGCGATGCCCTGCGGATCGACATCGAGCGGGCGCGGCAAGGGCGCGCGATCGATCAGCTCGTCGAGGCGCGTCAGCCCGGCAACGCCGGCGGTCTCGTCGGCCGCACCCCAACGCGCGTCGTCGGCGAGGATGATCCGGTCGATCAGGCCCTTTTCCTGCAATTCCCGGCATTTGGCCAGATAGTCGACGGCATCGAACGTCACCACGATCCGCGCCGTGGAATCGCGCAGTTTGTGCTCCAGCTCCCGGATCGAATCCATCGGGCTCAGCTGCACAAT comes from the Bosea sp. (in: a-proteobacteria) genome and includes:
- a CDS encoding AMP-binding protein, yielding MNGDGAARRPFAWEASYPARIGWDDPIAVCGIGDYLASAVRRYRDRAALQYCEARISYAELGRLVLQAAAGFLALEGAREGGVALLLPNTPWHTICFFGAASADLRIVQLSPMDSIRELEHKLRDSTARIVVTFDAVDYLAKCRELQEKGLIDRIILADDARWGAADETAGVAGLTRLDELIDRAPLPRPLDVDPQGIAVLQYTGGTTGLPKGAALSHANVIAAAEISAHWQSVRANSEGRHDQVLMCLPLFHVFALTMTNRHLGHGNTVHLRRRFEVETALDDIERHRIGIFHGVPTMFIAMLGDARLERRDLSCLDYATSGGAPLPAEVGRSFEARTGIRIHPGWGMSEAAAIGCQHVPGGEIRPGAIGLPLPGIELQVVALEDPSRLLPAGETGEFRMRGPNLFEAYWRREHERDKDFVDGYFRTGDIGHIDADGYVFLTDRKKDMILSSGFNVFPRTVEEAIYEHPDVAECVVIGVPDAYRGQAAKAFIVLKAGRRSFDLDELRAFLMSRLGRHEMPQAMEIRDRLPKTSVGKFSKVALQAEAARAAS
- a CDS encoding DMT family transporter — encoded protein: MKLRQISIFLFLSVAWGSNFIFVKLSTAYISPLQVTLLRVLSGFVPILAYAIFCRHISVDHIRHMRHSAAMASFSTIGFLAVTKGTALLPSSVAGMLNGASPIFAFACAALFLDSERIDSRKIIGVAVGFVGIVLIAKPWSIDGTIDIRGVGWMALGALSLGGSFVYVKKYVVRLNIPPSALAVYQIGITIVVLLIVTPFEGTGAVFADTRAWTGLLFGLGLCGTGLAYIAYYRIVEELGALAASGVAYAVPVVAVLIGTVLFDEPLAVLDIVAMSLICSGVFMIQSDLLKGRKSSG
- a CDS encoding LysR family transcriptional regulator, which translates into the protein MRVSRKLIPAVDNLRAFESAARFGSFTLSASELNLTQSAVSRQIKELETQIGVRLFERVRQRVVLSDAGKRFLPEVRHILVMAEDLMMRTMASSQSSSSLSIAALPTFGTRWLLPRLHDFIAQHPGIAVNVGARSHPFDFSEEPFDLAIHYGQPVWARASCLPLCREVIVPVASSALIEHFAPRCLADLASMPLLHVATRPKAWADWFDQHGVSVDTPYRGHRFDLFTMVIEAALSGLGAALLPVYLIERELDSGQLRTILDNMTASEFSYHIVVPDDKKDNRLIVDFCNWARDCIVRSPRGWG
- a CDS encoding acyl-CoA dehydrogenase, whose protein sequence is MRLEPSEEQVLLKDMLGRLLQDRYGFEQRRQYGREPAGFSDGIWAAYAELGLLGIGFSEEEGGIGGGAAEVMIVAERLGAHLTLEPWIETVVTAGSFLRRGGSAGQCAARIPAIVAGGHRMSFAQAERQSRYTLHDVTTTATRVADGWLLDGEKIHVVNADSAGEFIVTARISGNRRDRDGIAVFMVGADTPGVGISPYATVDGRRAGIVRFGGVAVSDADRLGEAGEALPLVEAAVDETLAAQAAEALGSMQAALDMTVEYVKARTQFGRPIGSFQVVQHRASEMLAAAEQARSMVLLSAMMARCEARDDRRRAISAAKVELCRAARFIGEQAVQLHGGIGLTMEYAVGHHLKHLKALEVAYGDGDHHLQALVELGGPFAGE
- a CDS encoding acyl-CoA dehydrogenase family protein, which codes for MELGFTAEDIAFREEVRAFIAGNLPAQTRDHMKQGKHPTAQMIRDWQRRLNARGWAVPHWPREWGGQGWDAVRRNILREETEKAPAPSVLAFNTDMCGPILLAFGTEAQKKRFLPRMANLDDWWCQGFSEPGAGSDLASLRCAAAREQDHYVVNGQKVWTTKAQHADWMFMLVRTDPAAPKPQHGISFLLVDMRSAGITVRPTITIDGFHEVNEVFFDDVRVPVENRVGAENRGWDCAKLLLSNERTGHAKVGPSKERLRTLREYAATVEKNGGTLLDDPAFVTRLVDLEVQLKALEMTTMRVLAEDRVDIALRKPNPGSSVLKIRGSEIHQAISALFVEAAGLCGLAVPAGDGGDAGFPDWMEQAHPNYCNMRKLSIYGGSNEIQKTIMAKAFLGLSS